ATAGaactcactgcttcaagtttcagacaaatcgggtcataaataagggcttaagaccataaatcgtcatactggtctatatgacagctaatcccaaatataattcgatttgaatcaaattcgTTTCGGATTTAGGAAGGCCTGATTGAACAAACTGTTCCAACTTTCGGTTCGGATTTGAGAGGCCTAAATGAAATCacgattcaaaatttcagcaaaataagattataaatgcgcccgtTATAGACTTAAGTGCTtaaccgagggatcggtctatatgacaactatatccaaatataatccgatcgggAGCATATTTACCATGTTTGTCTAATGGAAATtgctgttccaagtttcagcgaaattgagtcATACATGCGGCTTTTGTAGGCTTCTGACCTTTAAtcaccatatcggtctatatggcaatattgtccgattttgcaagtTCAAGAATTTACCCATACCACTACCCCTTCTTGTTGTGCACTCGCTTTGAAGCTGTACATGGAAGAAGCTTTAGGTTCCCcgataaataaaatatgtacaCGGTGTTTTATATAGTATTGTTCCCGAGAAAGCGGGgttaaaaaaaacgaaagatcGGACACTATGtgtaactagctggacagggcccgctccgctgcgccttctttaactctctaatatctatttagggtggggacacttagccctgaatgtggatatcgtgttTCTGTTGCCTATGTCCActtatgacgatgaacgcctgcgGTCGGAACCcggcggaacttcggacaaaatttaaagcggtggttatcccctcttaatgctggcgacatttgcgaggtacaataccattcatggtcatgtaaaaaattctccccaaagaggtgtcgcactgcggcacaccgtacggactcggccataaaaaaggTGTACCGTTGATAAAATCAACTTGAatctcattgatgtatgaaaagtttgcccccgcTCGGTTcctgtgcaaatttttactgtactCCCATatgtctttcttttgagccccatattactgtatgggtaaatatttcgggttagggggtatttcgggggtggtcacttagCCATCaatgtaaatataagattcgtgctctactttcaaaaacattttgtatgagtgccataatgtcatgatcggtaaataagttgtgtttgaaggtggggtggaccccaggtcTTTGTcctgaaaatgaatataaatttcacaaaaatcaataaatatcgaccccaaatagcttttatgtaATAGGGAGGCAATTTGGGGTGggacggctccccaaacacatggctccatattgttgtgattcaCCCATATATCCATTTGACGGGTTTTGGATGTCCCCGCGGCTCCCgttcccaacaatagaaaccatgttttttttctGGTGATTGgtagagtgcaaaaaatttcgaactaatcACATTAACAATCTCCGatgtctggtatttttgaaattagggtaatgagaagtgctttttaggggagacatttcgactcaaatatggatatcaaatggatATCCCAAGTCCCTTTGAATcgtttggagagtgttttggggctggggagaccaccgacactttgccctgaaaaaagatatcaaattcgatctttactcccaaatatcgttgatttgagctccatattgatataATCGGAAATTAAATTCAGTTTAAGGGCGTAcacccaaaattggataccaaattcgttttctactttcaaatatctttcattagtgccccacattgccataatgggtcaattaatctaatcgtcgtatttttaggaggaaatgagcgatgcaaattttaatgtcatatttgtaatctactcccaaaaatctttcatttgaatcctatatttgGGGGACACCACCCACCTATTTTTTGGTGGGGGTGTCCATTACttagacctaattttttatgccatatttgtaatctactgccggatactttttatttgggtcccatattgataacaacgtcgaatatttctgttcagaggagtttatgggttggggcggcccgctaggtacttggaccaaaaatttaatatgattttcattttctagtctccaatacatttcatttgatagccatattttgcccatcagtcctcttttggatttgggtggcatttttggtgtaagggggagggtcagccatcatccgatatctaaaaattttattttattaattagaatcaaaaaaaggaaacataggttatattgggttgcccaaaaagtaattgtggatttttcatattgtcggcgttgacaaattttttcacagcttgtgactctgtaattgcattctttcttctttcagttatcagctgttacttttagcttgctttagaaaaaaagtgtaaaaaagtatatttgattaaagttcattccaagttttattaaaaatgtaactTTCTTTTAATGTAATTACTTtgtgggtaacccaatataacctatgtttcctttttttgattctacgcaacaaacaaacaaaccgtgtcccatatagtcatgatgggtcatatgcccatttggggaattTTCGGGTGGCGggatgaccccctacacttcgatctgattttgtatgccaaattcgtaatctactcacgaatacctttcatttaagccccatattgatatggacgaccaatttgtctgttacggaacaaacaaacaaaccgagtcccatatagtcatgatgggtcatatgcccatttggggagtttttttggggggtggggtcaCCCCcccacttcgatctgattttgtatgccagattcgtaatctactcacgaatccctttcatttaagccccatatttatatggacgaccaattagtttgtttttagacattttggggttaggccaacttcctgggtacttggatccaatttttaacacCATAATCGTATTTTACACatcaataccttgcatttgatagccatattgtctttatcggtacgcttgtgattttggatggtattttcggggtaacggggaggatccgccccctttcgatatcaacaaattacaaagcatatttcttctttctgaccatattcgtaatctactcccgaataccttttatttgagtcccatattgtcatgatcttcaaataaacctattttaaggggttttggggctggggcggccccccaggaaCTTGgaaccaacttttattatgaaattcgtactctacacttggaaatctttcatttgaatcccatattgtcctgatcgctccacttttatttttgggtagtacttttggtgaaaaaaattttttttttgttttttaaaggaGTTTTTTTTCCACCGGAGTAATTCTAGAGACAacgtgtttcagtctccgaccaaACATAAGTGCACAGTCAATCTTAAGTCTCCCAGTTTTGTTGTGACGTCACCGTCAATTCATCGCATTTCATCTAAGGCTTCTAAAAATAGTTATGTGAAACAAATCCATTTACAAATTTAGCcaactttaaaaaatatttcatggtggtgggctctCAATTTTGAGAAACCACACATATAcgcattaaaattttggaaaacttGTTAAAGGCAACAATAACTACGATCATGTCTGGATAGACATATTTAAAgaatacttaatttttttttgtccatcgaAAGGTACAATACATGGTttatttaaaacagcaaaaGAAACCAAAACCCTTTAAACCAATCCCCTAAAGTTCAACCATGATCCTCATATCTGAGTAACATGAAACTCCCAACAACAACTGGTAATCATGCCTAATTAGTCGCTTCAAACATTAACACCTTAAACTCGGCACAGCCATTGACAACAACACATCCTGTGGGTAACCTTTTGGTGCAAAACAAAACTTCTCCATATTGAAAGAGCCTTACTTTATTCGACATGGATGGCGCTTAAGACGACTGCTTGCAAAAAGTCGAACTTATAACACCAATTACACGCACACATCGatcgatggacggacggactgagggATCGACCGATTACAAACCACCATGTTAAGCCATAACCGACCCATCTAAGGTAAACCATAGATTTAGGGACCACAAACTAAACAATCGATTagatttacaaaaacaaaacatccgACAGGCTTAGgacgaaaaaaaaacctaaaattaATGTTACAAATGAAGAAAATACTGCTGCGAGAAGGCAAAAAACCGCAGCAGCAGCTAGgccagaaaaacaaaaaacaaccagCAACACTAGAAACAGACGACAATTTCAAGTTTACAAAATCAACACCGGTGGCTAATACCGAAACATGTTAAGAATTTTCACATGCTGTAGATGTTGCTGACAAcattgttgttgtcgtcgttCATCGTCGTGTTTGATGCTAGCAATGCACAGTAATTTTATGCTACAAAATCAATTAGTCCAGGAAATCAGAGAGGTCAATTTGTTGATGGAGTAGTAGTAGTGAGTTCGGATTACTAAATAGTTTACCACCAGAGcctttggtctgtcgctactgtcaTATCCCAATACAGAATCATTTGTCTGATTCCAGACCTCCACTACAACATAACTTTCTTCATATTTCCTTCAAAAGGGCACTATCCAACTTTCCTTATTCTGGTATTAGAAACTActaaaaacttctgccaaagAGGTAtggcactgcggcaagccgttcggaggatgtcataacagaacttttCAAGCGAAACTTTAAATTAATCGAATATGGAACCATGTCACTAACGTTGAAGGAATCAAACGGGGATCGAATTTTGGTtcgtttctcttttgagacgagctcaatgatcggaaatgTTCTTTGCaattggaaaaggaaagccagaaatCGCAAcataccaaccactatgggaggcgtttcgtctttggttagaagagtttttaaccatattaggtgtgatggcttcaagggccttgcgttggtatgttgtatttaaattgtatttactgcgaaaacacctctatgatacaaataacacattaaccacgctcgacaaccctgtctattagctgtacttttcccatcgcatgtgttttcgtgtaatgccagatttttgtacccacttaggaaggaaggatgggggtatattcattttgtcattacgtttgcaacacatcgaaatatccatttccgaccctttaagtatatatattattgatcagaataaaaatcttagacgagctagccatgtccgtccgtctgtctgttgaaatcacgctactgtctttaaaaataaagatactgagctgaaatttttcacagattcttttttttgtccataatcaggttaagttcgaagatggactatatcatcatatagcccccgtatagaccgatccgccgggtccgatgggccagatcggtctagatttggatatagctgccatatagacccatccgccgaattagggtcttaggcacataaaagccacatttatttcccggttttgctgaaatttgagacagtcagttgtgctaggtccttcgacatcctccttcaatttggaccagatcggtttagatttggatatagctgccttatagaccgatctctcgatttaaggtcttgcgcccatagaaggcgcatttgttgtccgattttgccaaaatttgggacagtgagttgtgtacagccctacgacatccttctttaaattggcccagatcggtccagatttgaatatagaatcGCATATgagctttattggtctacggATTTAAGTttggtgtactccattcctaaaatacttcaattcagcccgatattttcatgatgtctgatttagtggtgttttcggtggcccctcagatacttggccctgaaaaaatatcagcattgtgctcttctctcaattaccatttatttaaaccccatattgccattggtttaagaggagtttacaggatgaggcgtcccccaaacacatggccccaaaataggctatcatttggatattaaattcttattctactcctaaaaacctttatttgagtcccatattgcgatggtcactaaaaaattgctgtttaatgggtaatttgggaaaggggtagaccgccagaaaatttgtttcgaaaatgggtatcaattctactctaccaatacctttcacttaagctccacattgacgtggtcggtaattatgcccgatttaggggtgttttggagcttgggtggtccccctagcacttggtccgacaataggATATCAGTTACGTTTTcttttcttaaatacctttcatttgagtctcatattgtcgtgactggtctaaatatatgtttggtaggttttagggtgtggcggccctcctaggtaccccatccaaaatttagataccaaatttttatttttagggtactttatgagagcacacaaaatttcgcttaaatcgcaccacccatctccgagatgtggcgcttctgaaaataagggtaagggggagggtccgccccacatTGGTTCAAGTTCATTGAACGAGCGGCTAAAAATAGAAGAAGTTGTCGAAGGAcaatgaaacttggcacataggcattttttgtttgaatcaagaaaaaatggaaaaatcaaaatgatcCGCCCACTTTTACGCCCACCTCCCatacaaagtaaaaattaaattttgacctaCGGCATTGTTTTTTGGCACATAGCATTTTTAAACACTCAGAatcatttgtgtgaaatttgaaaaatatccgcccacttttaatttttaatgcatcaattcaattttcacaaaaagtaattattaTAATTGTAGAATGggctcctgaaaatatatacctgATCCGCCCACTTTTACGGCCACCTCCCATAGAAAAaacatgaataaataaattaagcatagtcttttaataattttttaacatcattatcgtactccaattttttgatttgcagCTTTGAGCGAAATCTATTTATAAATGGGTCTGAAGACAATAAAAGGTTATGCATTACATCTTCATTAGTGGCTACACGTCCAATTCTTCGCGAATGATGTAATCTATAGGCTCTATAATCTTTATTCCTcgcttcctgagcttcttcggaCAGCATACCTGATACAAACaatcaattaaaatgtaaaaaatgaaaattaaatcattGAATAAGGGCCTTTAAATAGAGACATACCTATTGGCAGAATAGCTTCTGCTATAATTTTGCTACCATGCACCAGAATCTTATGCACAGTTACAGGCATGTAGTACCAGCCATAGAGATCAACAAACAACTTGGCAGTATCCATgcaatatatatgaaatttgctAGTGTCGACTGCTGCATTACAATTTATTGCggccaaaataattttaaatctaTGTATTAACTCTTCTTTTATTCCAATTACGTCTGCAGTTTTGGCTGGATTTTCGAAAAACCTTCTTGCCGTATTGCCATCGTTTGTTGTGCCCATACCTTGCTTCACCGCGTCCACATTTATGCCCAGTGTCAACTTTAATCTCTTCCCAATTTCAGCTTTATTTGCCGCCATTTCAATTTTTGTGTAACTATCTGTTCTCCATTTTTTGAAACTTAGACGGTAAGAAATGTGCAGAATGCACTCCATAAATTTGATTCTCGCATGCAAGACATGCATGTAGACATTTTTCAGCCAATTTTCATTAAGATCAAGAAATCTGGTTTTTATGCGTCTTGCTTTTTGCCATCTATCTTTGAACtttgtaaaaaagttttttttcaaaaatccagTAAAGACTTCAACATCCTCAGCAGTCATTCCTTCATTGCTATTTGCAATGACTTCGACAGTAACATCAATATCACTGTTGTTATCAATTAATATTtcgcaaatatttaaataagaaattgttacattttccataattaataaaattaaatcttgATATCACTTAAAAACACACCTCTTATCACTGCACTTGCCAATGTAATGTCAATTAGCATATCAATAATATTAGAAATGTATACCCAAAAGCAGAAATTTAAATCAGAAACTGTATATTGTTGTTGGTACTTAATGTATTACTTATTAAGCTCTAACGGAAAAGATTTTGTGCAATAAAGAGAGCAAGACATAATGTGTAGTTGTTATTGCATGCAACAACATAATAAATGAATGATAACACAGCACCTAATAGTCTATCGCTTGATCTTCTATTGTTGTTAACAGTAAAGAattatggcaacaacaacaacaagcatgaACGAAAATTCACGTTTTCTTACTTTatcactttatagtttttactgTTTCTTTTGGAAAGGAGCAGGTATGAgcagctgaatttttttttagcttttagctGAGACTTCAAGCTGTAATTTGACGTCTTTCGTTAAACAGCGCTCCACAGCGCTAAAAACATGCAGTCCACTGAAGTTGAtgaacattgaaattttgatgttgtttatattttgttctacgaaattttttatgtggcactttttccaactttttttaatGCAAATCTCATCTATGACAATTGCCATTTACGAAAATATACAACAAAGTCAAATGATAAGTTTACTGTGATTGTACCAAAAGATTGAATATACAGTAAATTTGCATGCCATTTTAAACAAGCGAACATATATGAACTTGGAGCGTGTCTGTCCAAAGAAATACTAAATATATCAGCCTAATATTACGGAATCATAATATTCAACTATCTGacaacaaaataccaaaaaattatccaaatcggcgaacatgaaaaaaatgaatttcgGCCACTCTTGAACCAATGTGCGCCCTCCCCTTCagacactaacttccgaaggagtaaagctagccgcttgaaattttgca
The Stomoxys calcitrans chromosome 3, idStoCalc2.1, whole genome shotgun sequence genome window above contains:
- the LOC131995865 gene encoding uncharacterized protein LOC131995865, with amino-acid sequence MECILHISYRLSFKKWRTDSYTKIEMAANKAEIGKRLKLTLGINVDAVKQGMGTTNDGNTARRFFENPAKTADVIGIKEELIHRFKIILAAINCNAAVDTSKFHIYCMDTAKLFVDLYGWYYMPVTVHKILVHGSKIIAEAILPIGMLSEEAQEARNKDYRAYRLHHSRRIGRVATNEDVMHNLLLSSDPFINRFRSKLQIKKLEYDNDVKKLLKDYA